One genomic region from Sulfurimonas sp. encodes:
- a CDS encoding TylF/MycF/NovP-related O-methyltransferase translates to MIENVKKVLGKYLMPELIYFIQKRIFRKDYSFVMINNVGTYHEDSLIVTDKNLDFLKEKSFLDAYNNAVEKNLYVSPTIRWRLHMLCWAASISSNLEGDFVECGVNKGFSSKIIIDYLNFDTLNKKYYLMDTFEGLVEDLLSDAEKNKKGEIYEPCIDIVKKNFREYRNVEIIQGMIPETLDQVKSDKISFLHIDMNCVFPESEALKYFWDKLVKGGIVIFDDYGWAVYHAQKKAHDLFAESKGVKIATLPTGQGLLIKPF, encoded by the coding sequence ATGATAGAAAATGTGAAAAAAGTATTAGGTAAATATTTAATGCCAGAATTAATATATTTTATACAAAAGAGAATATTTAGGAAAGATTATTCATTTGTTATGATAAATAATGTTGGTACATATCATGAAGATTCTTTAATAGTTACTGATAAAAATTTAGATTTTTTAAAAGAAAAATCTTTTTTGGACGCATATAATAATGCAGTTGAAAAAAATTTATACGTATCCCCAACTATAAGATGGCGTTTACATATGCTGTGTTGGGCTGCTTCAATAAGTTCTAATCTGGAAGGAGATTTCGTTGAATGCGGTGTTAATAAGGGTTTTTCATCAAAAATAATTATTGATTATTTAAATTTTGATACATTAAATAAAAAGTATTATCTTATGGATACTTTCGAAGGCTTAGTTGAAGACCTACTGAGTGATGCAGAAAAAAACAAAAAAGGTGAAATTTATGAGCCTTGTATTGATATTGTAAAAAAGAATTTTAGAGAATATCGTAATGTAGAAATAATACAGGGCATGATTCCAGAAACACTTGATCAAGTTAAGTCAGATAAAATCTCTTTTTTACATATTGACATGAATTGTGTATTTCCTGAATCGGAAGCATTAAAATATTTTTGGGATAAATTAGTTAAAGGTGGTATAGTTATTTTTGATGACTATGGCTGGGCAGTATATCATGCACAAAAGAAAGCTCATGATTTGTTTGCGGAAAGTAAAGGTGTGAAAATTGCAACTCTTCCTACTGGACAAGGGTTATTAATAAAACCGTTTTAA
- a CDS encoding cephalosporin hydroxylase family protein: MDEIEKFENERVELIKSNEVNKSLKTSAIDFLTKSAAVNYSYNFSWMGRPIIQYPQDIIAMQEIIWEVKPDLIIETGIAHGGSLIFSASMLTLLEACGEIENGQVLGIDIDIRAHNKEAIETHPMSKKITMFEGSSIDDVMIAKVHEFAKRGKKILVCLDSNHTHEHVLAELRAYANLASIGSYCIVFDTLIEDMPKGFYDRPWDKGDNAKTAVWEYLKENDNFEIDKQIDNKLLISVAPDGYLKRIK, from the coding sequence ATGGATGAAATAGAAAAATTTGAAAATGAAAGAGTTGAGCTCATAAAATCAAACGAAGTAAATAAGAGTTTAAAAACTTCAGCCATTGATTTTTTAACAAAATCGGCAGCAGTAAATTATTCATATAATTTTTCATGGATGGGCAGACCTATAATTCAATACCCTCAAGATATCATAGCAATGCAAGAAATAATTTGGGAAGTTAAGCCAGATTTGATTATAGAAACTGGTATAGCACATGGAGGGTCTTTAATATTTTCTGCATCAATGCTTACCCTTTTGGAAGCTTGCGGTGAGATAGAAAATGGTCAAGTTTTAGGTATTGATATAGACATAAGAGCGCATAATAAAGAAGCAATTGAAACTCATCCTATGAGTAAAAAGATAACTATGTTTGAAGGCTCAAGTATAGATGATGTAATGATTGCTAAAGTTCATGAATTCGCTAAAAGAGGTAAGAAAATATTAGTTTGTTTAGATAGTAATCATACTCATGAACATGTATTGGCAGAACTCAGAGCTTATGCAAATTTAGCTAGTATTGGTAGTTATTGTATAGTATTTGATACATTAATTGAAGATATGCCTAAAGGATTTTATGATAGACCATGGGATAAAGGTGATAATGCAAAGACAGCTGTATGGGAATATCTAAAAGAAAATGATAATTTTGAAATAGACAAGCAGATAGATAATAAATTATTAATTTCTGTTGCTCCTGATGGATATTTAAAAAGAATAAAATAA
- a CDS encoding glycosyltransferase family A protein has product MDEKLKPIVSIGMPVYNNKETISEAIDTILNQSFSDFELIISDNASTDGTEDICHSFAEKDSRITYTRQKKNTGLYNFVYVYEKAKGEFFMWAPAHYSRSLDFIENSLDVLKKKSRVHICRDSKLLDWRRRTS; this is encoded by the coding sequence TTGGATGAAAAGCTAAAACCTATTGTTAGTATTGGTATGCCAGTGTATAATAATAAAGAGACTATTTCAGAAGCTATTGATACAATATTGAATCAAAGTTTTAGTGATTTTGAATTAATTATTTCAGATAATGCTTCCACTGATGGAACAGAAGATATTTGTCATAGTTTCGCAGAAAAAGACTCTCGTATTACCTATACACGACAGAAAAAAAATACAGGACTTTATAATTTTGTATATGTTTATGAAAAAGCAAAAGGTGAGTTTTTTATGTGGGCACCTGCTCACTATAGTAGAAGTTTAGATTTTATTGAAAATAGTTTAGATGTACTAAAAAAAAAATCCAGAGTGCACATTTGCCGTGACTCCAAATTGTTGGATTGGAGAAGAAGAACATCCTGA
- a CDS encoding acyltransferase translates to MKYRSDINGLRALAVIPVLFFHAHLQGFEGGFLGVDIFFVISGFLITTLIFNDLENGKFSILSFWNKRLRRILPALIFISLITTIISFFTMLPYDLKNYGQSLVATILSANNILLYLTSGYWSLATEFKPLYHTWSLGVEDQYYFFIPLIMIFIYKKFNALVLLIVLLFISSFTLSYFSDNKELNFLIITHRMWELLAGSLVTLFLSKYKVAPNNLIATIGLAFIVFSYIFPYYISNNQAIYTLLPVVGTVIIILYSSNSTKIGKILSIKPLLFLGTISYSIYLFHMPLLVFLRLSVEGEAEVYLQSIFVLFSIPLAYLSWRYVENVFRYKNKISNKNFYTILIFLSTILFVIGLSLHYSYGFQSYSKYNYGKNPQKYCDEPNKYIKTNFISNKSHLLIIGNSFARDFINMIRANDKLDKFEIILLPSAQQGNAINLIKQADIVIAVSSAGMTNVINKKELIINSKKLFQLLKMEAKGKFYLVGTKNFGFNNNFLINKDFQNIPKYSVSVNSSTFIANEIEKEIWRNHYIDILKLIMNDDKKVPVFTNNGNFISFDTEHATKDGAKFIGNILFTKTQLKDIFL, encoded by the coding sequence ATGAAATATAGAAGTGACATTAATGGATTACGCGCATTAGCAGTAATCCCTGTACTATTCTTTCATGCTCATCTTCAAGGATTCGAAGGTGGATTTTTAGGAGTAGACATTTTTTTTGTGATAAGTGGATTCTTAATCACGACCTTAATATTTAATGATTTAGAGAATGGAAAGTTTTCAATTTTATCTTTTTGGAATAAGAGATTAAGAAGAATATTACCAGCATTGATCTTTATTTCCTTAATTACAACTATTATCTCTTTTTTTACAATGTTGCCGTATGATTTAAAAAATTATGGACAATCTCTAGTAGCTACAATCTTATCAGCGAACAATATATTACTTTACTTAACATCAGGTTATTGGAGTTTAGCAACTGAGTTTAAACCACTTTATCACACTTGGTCTCTTGGAGTTGAAGATCAATATTATTTTTTCATACCATTAATAATGATTTTTATTTATAAAAAATTCAATGCCTTAGTATTATTGATTGTTTTATTGTTTATAAGTAGTTTTACTTTATCATATTTTAGTGATAATAAAGAACTGAATTTTTTAATTATAACTCATAGAATGTGGGAATTACTGGCTGGTTCATTGGTTACTTTATTTCTATCTAAATATAAAGTAGCTCCCAATAATTTAATAGCAACAATAGGTTTAGCTTTTATTGTTTTTTCATATATATTTCCATATTATATTTCTAACAATCAAGCTATCTATACTCTTTTACCAGTTGTTGGAACAGTTATTATTATTTTATATTCATCTAATAGTACTAAGATAGGAAAAATATTATCAATTAAACCATTACTATTCTTAGGTACTATAAGCTATAGTATTTACTTATTCCATATGCCATTATTAGTTTTTTTGAGACTTAGTGTTGAAGGAGAAGCTGAAGTATATTTACAGTCTATATTTGTGTTATTTTCAATCCCGTTGGCTTATTTATCATGGAGATATGTTGAGAATGTGTTTAGATATAAAAATAAAATCTCCAATAAAAATTTCTATACTATTTTAATTTTTTTGAGTACAATATTGTTTGTTATTGGATTAAGTTTACATTATTCATATGGATTTCAATCTTATTCAAAATATAATTATGGAAAAAACCCACAAAAATATTGTGATGAACCAAACAAATATATTAAAACTAATTTTATTTCAAATAAATCACACTTATTAATAATTGGTAATTCGTTTGCTAGAGATTTTATAAATATGATAAGGGCTAATGATAAATTAGATAAATTCGAAATCATATTACTACCATCAGCACAACAAGGCAACGCAATAAATTTAATCAAACAAGCAGATATAGTAATTGCTGTATCTTCTGCTGGTATGACAAATGTAATCAATAAAAAAGAGCTTATAATTAATTCTAAAAAATTATTTCAGCTACTTAAAATGGAAGCTAAAGGTAAATTTTATCTGGTTGGAACAAAAAACTTTGGATTCAATAATAACTTCTTGATTAATAAGGATTTTCAAAATATTCCTAAATATAGTGTGAGTGTAAATAGTAGTACATTTATTGCTAATGAAATAGAGAAAGAGATTTGGAGAAATCATTATATAGATATTCTTAAATTAATAATGAATGACGATAAAAAAGTTCCAGTTTTTACTAATAATGGTAATTTCATTAGTTTTGATACAGAACATGCAACGAAAGATGGTGCCAAATTTATTGGTAATATTTTATTTACCAAAACTCAACTAAAAGATATTTTTCTATAA
- a CDS encoding glycosyltransferase family 1 protein has protein sequence MYDYQIFSLQKYGGISRYFYELIKQYECIENIEVKVPLLVSNNHYISDKRYVQHINLLPNKEFRGKHRLLAPINKINSIQKIKMKNYDVFHPTYYDPYFLKYIGATPFILTVYDMIHEKFSEFVSKNDLAANNKKILLEKASKIIAISENTKKDLIEIFKISAEKITVVHLATSMKINNDFKIKIKLPSKYILFVGTRQGYKNFSKFIKAVSKIIDKEMDLYILCVGAGKFTSDEINLFNELSIKDKVLQFDLDDESLSQFYKNALMFVFPSLYEGFGIPILEAFACQCPLVCSNTSSFPEVAEDAAEYFDPYSELSIYQAIENVLENEEQRKLLVENGTKRLKYFSWEQTALETKKVYESTMK, from the coding sequence TTGTATGATTATCAAATATTTTCTCTACAAAAATATGGTGGTATATCCAGATATTTTTATGAGCTTATTAAGCAATATGAGTGTATTGAAAATATTGAAGTAAAAGTTCCGTTACTAGTGTCAAATAATCATTATATATCAGATAAAAGATATGTACAACATATTAATTTACTTCCAAATAAAGAGTTTAGAGGAAAACATAGGCTTCTTGCACCAATAAATAAAATCAATTCAATTCAGAAAATTAAAATGAAAAACTATGATGTATTTCACCCAACATACTATGATCCGTATTTTTTAAAATATATTGGTGCAACACCATTTATATTGACTGTATATGATATGATACACGAAAAATTTAGTGAATTTGTTTCTAAAAATGATTTAGCAGCTAATAATAAAAAAATATTACTTGAAAAAGCATCTAAAATTATAGCAATTTCTGAAAATACAAAAAAGGATTTGATAGAAATTTTTAAGATAAGTGCGGAGAAAATTACTGTTGTTCATCTTGCAACCTCAATGAAGATTAATAATGATTTTAAGATAAAAATAAAACTTCCTAGTAAATATATTCTTTTTGTTGGAACAAGACAAGGATATAAAAATTTTAGCAAATTTATTAAGGCTGTATCTAAAATTATAGATAAAGAAATGGATTTATATATTTTATGTGTAGGTGCAGGTAAATTTACATCTGATGAAATAAATTTATTTAATGAGTTGAGTATAAAAGATAAAGTTTTACAATTTGACTTGGATGATGAGTCTTTATCCCAGTTTTATAAAAATGCCTTGATGTTCGTTTTCCCTTCTTTATACGAAGGTTTTGGTATTCCAATTTTAGAAGCATTTGCGTGTCAGTGTCCACTCGTATGTAGCAATACTAGTTCATTCCCTGAAGTTGCTGAAGATGCTGCGGAATATTTTGATCCATATAGTGAATTATCAATTTATCAAGCTATAGAAAATGTATTGGAGAACGAAGAACAAAGAAAATTATTAGTAGAAAATGGTACTAAGAGATTAAAATATTTTTCATGGGAACAAACAGCATTAGAGACTAAAAAAGTTTATGAAAGTACTATGAAATGA
- a CDS encoding GDP-mannose 4,6-dehydratase → MKTVLITGITGQDGAYLAKLLLEKNYMVIGTVRSNRCTNTKSFQYLGIEKDIILEELDLLDMANIIRIIQKYKPDEIYNLAAQSSVGLSYSQPIGTFSFNTISVNNLLESIRLFSPDTKLYQASSSEMYGRVENMPIRIETPMHPISPYGVSKMAAHFMVTTYRESYNIYASNGILFNHESFLRSGNFFIKKVIRDSIAIKNNTLKELRVGNLNVKRDFGYAPKYVEVMWKMMQLDEPDDFIICSGKSVLLRDIVDYIFDRMNLSKKLIVVDDSLFRPNEIKDIYGDNSKAKNILDWNYDDSFYDILDILIEEEMAQ, encoded by the coding sequence ATGAAAACAGTATTAATTACAGGTATTACAGGACAAGATGGTGCATATTTAGCTAAATTACTTCTTGAAAAAAATTATATGGTTATTGGTACAGTTAGAAGTAATAGATGCACCAACACAAAAAGTTTTCAATATCTTGGTATTGAAAAAGATATTATTTTAGAAGAACTTGATCTTTTAGATATGGCAAATATAATTAGAATAATTCAGAAATATAAACCCGATGAAATATATAATTTAGCAGCGCAGAGTTCAGTAGGCTTATCTTACTCCCAACCTATAGGAACTTTTTCATTTAATACAATATCTGTAAATAACTTATTGGAAAGTATAAGACTTTTTAGTCCAGATACAAAATTATATCAAGCTTCTAGTAGTGAAATGTATGGTAGAGTTGAAAATATGCCAATTAGAATTGAAACTCCAATGCATCCAATAAGCCCATACGGGGTTTCTAAAATGGCTGCTCATTTTATGGTTACAACATATAGAGAATCATATAATATATATGCTTCAAATGGAATACTTTTTAATCATGAGTCTTTTCTCCGTAGTGGTAATTTTTTTATTAAGAAAGTTATTAGAGATTCTATAGCTATAAAGAATAACACTTTAAAAGAATTAAGAGTAGGAAATCTTAATGTAAAAAGAGATTTTGGGTATGCTCCTAAGTATGTTGAAGTTATGTGGAAAATGATGCAACTTGATGAACCTGATGATTTTATTATATGCTCAGGTAAATCAGTTTTACTTAGAGATATTGTAGATTATATTTTTGATAGAATGAATTTGAGTAAAAAATTGATTGTTGTTGATGATAGCTTATTTAGACCAAATGAAATTAAAGATATTTATGGAGATAATTCAAAAGCCAAAAATATTTTGGATTGGAACTATGATGATTCTTTTTACGATATTTTGGATATTTTGATAGAAGAGGAAATGGCACAATAA
- a CDS encoding glycosyltransferase encodes MYYLSIVTVAYNNVEGLERTKESIFPLPENCEWIIVDANSTDGTSQYLAKLPTKNNIKYISEPDKGIFDGMNKGIKMASGEYIVFLNSGDMFQTDVFHKLSIEENTKSDILVYNYIPLDPNLNISNARKISIDLSILKQRSCIPHQSTLIRKDVFNKIGEHNLIYMVASDYDFFLKAYLNNISFHFDLDKYLSYFVQDGTSFKTRNAIKQALESRLIQIDNYGSYSKQQFFMYMLKYLLSFIPYADKINLLLRKLLLHKVNP; translated from the coding sequence ATGTATTATTTATCTATTGTTACAGTTGCATATAACAATGTTGAAGGACTAGAAAGAACAAAAGAATCTATTTTCCCACTTCCAGAGAACTGTGAATGGATTATAGTAGATGCTAATTCAACAGATGGAACTAGTCAATACTTAGCTAAATTACCTACTAAAAATAATATTAAATATATTAGTGAACCAGATAAAGGTATATTTGATGGCATGAACAAAGGTATTAAAATGGCTTCTGGAGAATATATTGTCTTTTTAAATTCAGGGGATATGTTCCAAACAGATGTTTTCCATAAATTGAGCATCGAGGAAAATACTAAGTCAGATATATTAGTATATAATTATATTCCATTAGACCCTAATCTAAATATTTCAAATGCTCGAAAAATTTCTATAGATTTGTCTATTTTAAAACAGCGTAGCTGTATTCCTCATCAGAGTACATTAATAAGAAAAGATGTATTTAATAAAATAGGGGAACATAATTTAATATATATGGTCGCTTCAGATTATGATTTCTTTTTAAAAGCCTATCTTAATAATATTTCATTTCATTTTGATTTAGACAAATATTTATCATATTTTGTACAAGATGGGACATCTTTTAAGACAAGAAATGCTATTAAACAAGCATTAGAAAGTCGATTAATTCAGATTGACAATTATGGGTCATATTCAAAACAACAATTTTTTATGTATATGTTAAAATATTTATTATCATTTATTCCTTATGCAGATAAAATCAACTTATTATTAAGAAAACTGTTGTTACATAAAGTTAATCCATAA
- a CDS encoding polysaccharide biosynthesis protein, with the protein MFKNKILLITGGTGSFGNAVLRNFLDTDIKEIRIFSRDELKQDDMRKKYNNEKMKFYIGDVRDTNSLDDAIKNVDFIFHAAALKQVPSCEFYPMQAVQTNVIGTENVLNTAIKYKVKKVIVLSTDKAVYPINAMGISKAMMEKVAVAKSRNLNDNETTICCTRYGNVMASRGSVIPLFINQIREGKEITITDPNMTRFMMSLDDAVDLVMFAFKNGKNGDIFVQKAPAATIELLANTLKNILKRPDHIIKTIGTRHGEKLYETLLTREEMVSAIDMDKYYRIPSDTRDLNYSKFFIDGEVITEAIDYHSHNTNRLNKDEMREMILNLHEVQDELKEFGIV; encoded by the coding sequence ATGTTTAAAAATAAAATACTATTGATAACAGGCGGAACAGGTTCATTCGGAAATGCAGTTCTGCGTAATTTTTTAGATACTGATATAAAAGAGATAAGAATCTTTTCTCGTGATGAGTTAAAGCAAGATGATATGCGAAAAAAATATAATAATGAAAAGATGAAATTTTACATTGGTGATGTAAGAGATACTAATTCTTTAGATGATGCTATAAAAAATGTTGATTTTATTTTTCATGCAGCGGCACTTAAGCAAGTACCATCTTGTGAGTTTTACCCTATGCAAGCAGTACAAACCAATGTAATTGGAACTGAGAATGTTCTAAATACTGCTATAAAATACAAGGTAAAAAAAGTTATAGTTTTAAGTACAGATAAAGCTGTATATCCTATTAATGCTATGGGAATAAGTAAAGCAATGATGGAAAAAGTTGCAGTAGCAAAATCAAGAAATTTAAATGATAATGAAACAACTATTTGTTGTACTAGATATGGAAACGTTATGGCAAGTCGAGGTTCTGTGATACCATTGTTTATAAATCAGATTAGAGAAGGGAAAGAGATAACTATTACAGACCCAAATATGACTAGATTTATGATGAGTTTAGATGACGCAGTTGATTTAGTTATGTTTGCATTTAAAAATGGCAAGAATGGGGATATATTCGTACAAAAAGCACCGGCTGCTACAATTGAACTTTTAGCGAATACATTAAAAAATATATTAAAAAGACCTGATCATATTATAAAAACTATAGGTACAAGACATGGTGAAAAATTGTATGAAACTCTACTGACGAGGGAAGAGATGGTAAGTGCAATAGATATGGATAAATATTATAGAATACCATCTGATACAAGAGATTTAAATTATAGTAAGTTTTTTATAGATGGAGAAGTGATAACAGAAGCTATAGATTACCATTCTCATAATACAAATAGATTAAATAAAGATGAAATGAGAGAGATGATATTGAACCTGCATGAAGTACAAGATGAACTCAAAGAGTTTGGAATAGTATAA
- a CDS encoding NAD-dependent epimerase/dehydratase family protein, with amino-acid sequence MKILVTGSEGFIAKNLIEHLIRDENIKLYLYSKKDSKIILEAYLKEVDFIFHLAGVNRPERINEFYEGNASFTKNIIDILIKNNKKTPILLSSSTQVILDNDYGRSKLEAENILLDYSKKMNVNIYIYRLPNVFGKWCKPNYNSVLATWCYNIANDLEIQVNNKETKLSLVYVDDVIKSFINKLNTKETKDILI; translated from the coding sequence ATGAAAATACTTGTGACAGGTTCAGAAGGTTTTATTGCTAAAAATTTAATAGAACATTTAATAAGAGATGAGAATATTAAATTATATTTATATAGTAAAAAAGATTCTAAAATTATTTTAGAAGCATACTTGAAAGAAGTTGATTTTATATTCCATTTAGCCGGTGTTAATAGACCTGAAAGAATAAATGAATTTTATGAAGGTAATGCTAGTTTTACAAAAAATATTATAGATATTTTAATAAAAAATAATAAAAAAACTCCAATTTTACTATCCTCATCAACTCAAGTCATTTTAGACAATGATTATGGGAGAAGTAAGTTAGAAGCTGAAAATATATTATTAGATTATTCAAAAAAAATGAATGTCAATATCTATATCTATAGATTACCAAATGTATTTGGTAAATGGTGTAAACCAAACTATAATTCTGTGCTAGCTACTTGGTGTTATAATATTGCAAATGATTTAGAAATACAAGTGAATAATAAAGAAACAAAATTAAGTTTAGTTTATGTAGATGATGTAATTAAATCTTTTATAAATAAGTTAAATACCAAAGAAACGAAAGATATTTTGATATAG
- a CDS encoding WxcM-like domain-containing protein, protein MGDIENLLYKFRVNRHTLVMQEVGSGFKRALYATYLSYLSTNNFSYTLKGHKDNRGTFYEILKTIDNGQFSLSTTAPGIVRGGHYHHTKNEKFLVVKGMATIEFRHIVTNEKISYDVSEKKMEIVEMIPGYTHNITNTGNEEMLLFLWANENYDDKNPDTYFLEV, encoded by the coding sequence TTGGGTGATATTGAAAATCTACTTTATAAGTTTAGAGTGAATAGACATACATTAGTTATGCAAGAAGTTGGAAGTGGATTTAAACGAGCTTTGTATGCTACATACTTAAGTTATCTATCAACTAATAATTTTTCATATACTTTAAAAGGGCATAAAGATAATAGAGGAACATTTTATGAAATTCTTAAAACTATTGACAACGGTCAGTTTTCTTTATCTACAACGGCACCTGGTATAGTTAGAGGTGGACACTATCATCATACAAAGAATGAAAAATTTCTAGTTGTTAAAGGGATGGCTACTATTGAATTTAGACATATTGTAACAAATGAAAAAATTAGTTATGATGTAAGTGAAAAAAAAATGGAGATAGTGGAGATGATTCCTGGGTATACACATAATATTACCAATACAGGTAATGAAGAGATGCTACTATTTTTATGGGCTAATGAAAACTATGACGATAAAAATCCTGATACATATTTTCTAGAGGTATAA
- the wecB gene encoding non-hydrolyzing UDP-N-acetylglucosamine 2-epimerase, giving the protein MIKKLKVMTIVGTRPEIIRLSSVIAKLEESNAIEHILVHTGQNYDYELNEVFFHDFNLRKPDYFLNAATESATETIGRILIAVDPIMEKEQPEAVLILGDTNSCLCAIPAKKRHIPIFHMEAGNRCFDQRVPEETNRKIVDHISDINMTYSDIAREYLLREGLPADRIIKTGSPMFEVINNKLDDIEASSIVNRLNLEKGQYFVISAHREENISSDKNFLDLVDTINTIADIYKLPVIISTHPRTRNKIEQLDIKFNDLISLMKPMGFNDYVKLQKDAKAVLSDSGTISEESSILKFPALNIREAHERPEAMEEASVMMVGLEKTRVLQALEIIDTQKENILRNVADYSMPNVSDKVIRIILSYTDYVNKTVWKKFE; this is encoded by the coding sequence ATGATAAAAAAATTAAAAGTAATGACTATAGTCGGTACAAGACCAGAGATTATTAGGTTGTCATCTGTAATCGCTAAACTTGAAGAATCTAATGCGATAGAACATATACTTGTACACACCGGACAAAATTATGACTATGAGTTAAATGAAGTCTTTTTTCATGATTTTAATTTAAGAAAACCTGATTATTTTTTAAATGCGGCTACTGAAAGTGCAACTGAAACAATAGGTAGAATTTTAATAGCAGTTGATCCAATTATGGAAAAAGAACAACCTGAAGCAGTTCTAATATTAGGTGATACAAATAGCTGTCTTTGTGCAATACCTGCTAAAAAAAGACATATTCCTATCTTCCATATGGAAGCTGGGAATAGATGCTTTGATCAAAGAGTACCAGAAGAGACAAATAGAAAAATAGTTGATCACATTAGTGATATAAATATGACATATAGTGATATAGCAAGAGAGTACTTACTAAGAGAGGGTCTACCGGCAGATAGAATTATAAAAACTGGTAGTCCAATGTTTGAAGTGATAAATAATAAATTAGATGATATAGAAGCTTCCAGTATTGTCAATAGATTAAATCTTGAAAAAGGACAGTATTTTGTAATATCAGCTCATCGTGAAGAAAATATAAGTTCAGATAAAAACTTTTTAGATTTAGTTGATACTATTAATACTATTGCAGATATTTATAAACTACCAGTAATTATATCCACGCATCCACGAACAAGAAATAAAATAGAGCAATTAGATATTAAATTCAATGATTTGATTTCATTAATGAAGCCAATGGGTTTTAACGATTATGTTAAATTGCAAAAAGATGCAAAAGCAGTTCTTAGTGATAGTGGAACTATTAGTGAAGAATCTTCAATATTGAAATTTCCTGCATTGAATATTAGAGAAGCTCATGAAAGACCAGAAGCTATGGAAGAAGCGAGTGTTATGATGGTGGGTTTAGAAAAAACTAGAGTATTGCAAGCTTTAGAAATAATTGATACTCAAAAAGAAAATATTTTAAGAAATGTAGCTGATTATAGTATGCCAAATGTTTCTGACAAAGTTATAAGAATAATATTATCATATACTGATTATGTAAATAAAACGGTATGGAAAAAGTTTGAATAA